The Miscanthus floridulus cultivar M001 chromosome 7, ASM1932011v1, whole genome shotgun sequence genome includes a region encoding these proteins:
- the LOC136465547 gene encoding uncharacterized protein — protein MSSAFHGSASQSQEKVPPLSDWRFGLSEDLLESIEQRLASGHDVASFRSACSPWRAAVPFVTFRLLLLLPFDPDLDRVGFYCVPEKKVLSKTLPDVRGKVACGSSCGWLALMDEAASVTLLNPFGGARAPRVELPPAGEHVAAVSSSEHMSRVHGWWVLHPTNGYGDMDATGRAIKLEDMRDVFFREIVLSAPPDAAGRECAAMAMLGCSTEVAFCRVGVDGAWTLLDTKLEFSVGSIIHCQDKFLVIDCTGEIFVRSSSAAGATPTATLLPSMSPPMGLCHHSYLESNGELHIVGAMVSMFHET, from the coding sequence atgtcatctgctttccatggctcagcctcccaatcccaagagaaggtcccaCCTCTCTCTGACTGGAGATTCGGCCTGTCAGAGGATCTCCTTGAGTCCATCGAGCAgcgtctcgcgtcaggccacgacgtggcgtccttccgatccgcttgctccccatggcgcgccgccgtCCCGTTCGTGACCTTCAGgctgctcctgctgctcccgttcgacccTGACTTggaccgcgtcggcttctactgcgtcccggagaagaaggtcttgtccaagacgctgcccgacgtgcgtggcaaggtggcgtgcggctcctcatgtgggtggctggcgctcatggacgaggcggcgAGCGTGACGCTGTTGAATCCATTCGGCGGTGCTCGTGCCCCTcgcgttgagctcccgccagcagGCGAACACGTTGCGGCGGTGTCCTCATCGGAACACATGTCTAGGGTCCACGGctggtgggtcctccatcccaccaatggCTACGGGGACATGGATGCCACAGGCAGAGCCAttaagctagaagacatgagggacgtgttcttccgtgagatcgtgctctcggcgccgcctgaTGCCGCCGGCCGCGAATGCgcagccatggccatgcttgggtgctccacggaggtcgcgttctgccgggttggagtcgacGGCGCATGGAcactgctcgacaccaaactggagttctctgtggggtccatcatccactgccaagacaagttcttggtgatcgactgcactggagaaatcttCGTCCGCAGCAGCAGTGCTGCCGGTgctactccaaccgcgacgctgctACCATCGATGTCGCCACCTATGGGGCTCTGCCACCACAGCTACCTAGAATCAAACGGTGAGttgcacattgtgggtgccatggtgagcatgtTCCACGAGACATAG